The Vulpes vulpes isolate BD-2025 chromosome 8, VulVul3, whole genome shotgun sequence genome has a window encoding:
- the REG4 gene encoding regenerating islet-derived protein 4, producing the protein MAPKSMWLLLLLSCIASTDVLGSIIMRPSCAPGWFYYKSNCYGYFWKLKNWSEAELECHLYGNGAHLASLQNIKEANMVAKYIRGFQINQPVWIGLHDPQKRQQWQWIDGALYLYKSWSGESMGENMYCADISARNNFLAWESNDCSKQQHFLCKYRP; encoded by the exons ATGGCTCCCAAAAGCATGTGGCTGCTTCTACTGCTGAGCTGCATAGCCAGCACTGACGTCCTGGGTA GCATCATCATGAGACCCAGCTGTGCTCCTGGATGGTTTTACTACAAGTCCAATTGCTATGGATACTTCTGGAAGCTGAAAAACTGGTCTGAGGCTGAG CTTGAGTGTCACTTGTATGGAAATGGAGCCCACCTGGCATCTCTCCAGAATATAAAGGAAGCCAACATGGTAGCAAAGTACATAAGGGGCTTCCAAATAAACCAGCCTGTGTGGATCGGCCTGCATGACCCACAAAAG AGGCAGCAGTGGCAGTGGATCGATGGGGCCTTATATTTATACAAAAGCTGGTCTGGTGAGTCCATGGGCGAGAACATGTACTGTGCGGACATAAGCGCCAGGAACA ATTTTTTAGCTTGGGAGAGCAATGATTGCAGCAAGCAGCAGCATTTCCTGTGCAAATACCGACCGTAG